In Nomascus leucogenys isolate Asia chromosome 25, Asia_NLE_v1, whole genome shotgun sequence, a single genomic region encodes these proteins:
- the GART gene encoding trifunctional purine biosynthetic protein adenosine-3 isoform X1, with protein sequence MAARVLIIGSGGREHTLAWKLAQSHHVKQVLVAPGNAGTACSEKISNTAISVSDHTALAQFCKEEKIEFVVVGPEAPLAAGIVGNLMSAGVRCFGPTAEAAQLESSKRFAKEFMDRHGIPTAQWKAFTKPEEACSFILSADFPALVVKASGLAAGKGVIVAKSKEEACKAVQEIMQEKAFGAAGETIVIEELLDGEEVSCLCFTDGRAVAPMPPAQDHKRLLEGDGGPNTGGMGAYCPAPQVSNDLLLKIKDTVLQRTVDGMQQEGTPYTGILYAGIMLTKDGPKVLEFNCRFGDPECQVILPLLKSDLYEVIQSTLDGMLCTSLPVWLENHTALTVVMASKGYPGDYTKGVEITGFPEAQALGLEVFHAGTALKNGKVVTHGGRVLAVTAIRENLISALEEAKKGLAAINFEGAIYRKDIGFRAIAFLQQPRGLTYKESGVDIAAGNILVKKIQPLAKATSRSGCKVDLGGFAGLFDLKAAGFKDPLLASGTDGVGTKLKIAQLCNKHDTIGQDLVAMCVNDILAQGAEPLFFLDYFSCGKLDLSVTEAVVAGIAKACGKAGCALLGGETAEMPDMYPPGEYDLAGFAVGAMERDQKLPHLERITEGDDVVGIASSGLHSNGFSLVRKIVAKSSLQYSSPAPDGCGDQTLGDLLLTPTRIYSHSLLPVLRSGHVKAFAHITGGGLLENIPRVLPEKLGVDLDAQTWRIPKVFSWLQQEGHLSEEEMARTFNCGVGAVLVVSKEQTEQILRDIQQHKEEAWVIGSVVARAEGSPRVKVKNLIESMQINGSVLKNGSLTNHFSFEKKKARVAVLISGTGSNLQALIDSTREPNSSAQIDIVISNKAAVAGLDKAERAGIPTRVINHKLYKNRVEFDSAIDLVLEEFSIDIVCLAGFMRILSGPFVRKWNGKMLNIHPSLLPSFKGSNAHEQALETGVTVTGCTVHFVAEDVDAGQIILQEAVPVKRDDTVATLSERVKLAEHKIFPAALQLVASGTVQLGENGKICWVKEE encoded by the exons ATGGCAGCCCGAGTACTTATAATTGGCAGTGGAGGAAGGGAACATACGCTGGCCTGGAAACTTGCACAGTCTCATCATGTCAAACAAGTGTTGGTTGCCCCAGGAAACGCAGGCACTGCCTGCTCTGAAAAGATTTCAAATACCG cCATCTCAGTCAGTGACCACACTGCCCTTGCTCAATTCTGCAAAGAGGagaaaattgaatttgtagttgTTGGACCAGAAGCACCTCTGGCTGCTG GGATTGTTGGGAACCTGATGTCTGCAGGAGTGCGATGCTTTGGCCCAACAGCAGAAGCGGCTCAGTTAGAGTCCAGCAAAAGGTTTGCCAAAGAGTTTATGGACAGACATGGAATCCCAACTGCACAATGGAAGGCTTTCACCAAACCTGAAGAGGCCTGCAGCTTCATTTTGAG TGCAGACTTCCCTGCTTTGGTGGTGAAGGCCAGTGGTCTTGCAGCTGGAAAAGGGGTGATTGTTGCAAAGAGCAAAGAAGAGGCCTGCAAAGCTGTACAAGAGATCATGCAG GAGAAAGCCTTTGGGGCAGCTGGAGAAACAATTGTTATTGAAGAACTTCTTGACGGAGAAGAGGTGTCT tgTCTGTGTTTCACTGATGGCAGGGCTGTGGCCCCCATGCCCCCAGCACAGGACCATAAGCGATTACTGGAGGGAGATGGCGGCCCTAACACAGGGGGAATGGGAGCCTATTGTCCAGCCCCTCAG GTTTCTAATGATctattactaaaaattaaagataCTGTTCTTCAGAGGACAGTGGATGGCATGCAGCAAGAGGGTACTCCATATACAG gtATTCTCTATGCTGGAATAATGCTGACCAAGGATGGCCCAAAAGTTCTAGAGTTTAATTGCCGTTTTGGTGATCCAGAGTGCCAA gtaatcctcccacttcttAAAAGTGATCTTTATGAAGTGATTCAGTCCACCTTAGATGGAATGCTCTGCACATCTCTGCCTGTTTGGCTAGAAAACCACACCGCCCTAACTGTTGTCATGGCAAGCAAAGGTTATCCTGGAGACTACACCAAGGGTGTAGAGATAACAG GGTTTCCTGAGGCTCAAGCTCTAGGACTGGAGGTGTTCCATGCAGGCACTGCCCTCAAAAATGGCAAAGTAGTAACTCATGGGGGTAGAGTTCTTGCAGTCACAGCCATCCGGGAAAATCTCATATCAGCCCTCGAGGAAGCCAAGAAAGGACTAGCTGCTATAAACTTTGAGGGAGCAATTTATAGGAAAGACATCGGCTTTCGTGCCATAGCTTTCCTCCAGCAGCCCAG gGGTTTGACTTACAAGGAATCTGGAGTAGACATTGCAGCTGGAAATATTCTGGTCAAGAAAATTCAGCCTTTAGCAAAAGCCACTTCCAGATCAG GCTGTAAAGTTGATCTTGGAGGTTTTGCTGGTCTTTTTGATTTAAAAGCAGCTGGTTTCAAAGATCCCCTTCTGGCATCTGGAACAGATGGCGTTGGAACTAAACTAAAG ATTGCCCAGCTGTGCAATAAACATGATACCATTGGTCAAGATTTGGTAGCAATGTGTGTTAATGATATTCTGGCACAAGGAGCAGAGCCCCTCTTCTTCCTTGATTACTTTTCCTGTGGAAAACTTGACCTCAGTGTAACTGAAGCTGTTGTTGCTGGAATTGCCAAAGCTTGTGGAAAAGCTGGATGTGCTCTCCTTG GAGGTGAAACAGCAGAAATGCCTGACATGTATCCACCTGGAGAGTATGACCTAGCTGGGTTTGCCGTTGGTGCCATGGAGCGAGATCAGAAACTCCCTCACCTAGAAAGAATCACTGAGGGTGATGATGTTGTTGGAATAGCTTCATCTGGTCTTCATAGCAATGGATTTAGCCTTGTGAGGAAAATCGTGGCAAAATCTTCCCTCCAGTACTCCTCTCCAGCGCCTGATGGTTGTGGTGACCAGACTTTAG GGGACTTACTTCTCACGCCTACCAGAATCTACAGCCATTCACTGTTACCCGTCCTACGTTCAGGACATGTCAAAGCCTTTGCCCATATTACTGGTGGAGGATTACTAGAGAACATCCCCAGAGTCCTCCCTGAGAAACTTGGGGTAGATTTAG ATGCCCAGACCTGGAGGATCCCCAAGGTCTTCTCATGGTTACAGCAGGAAGGACACCTCTCTGAGGAAGAGATGGCCAGAACATTTAACTGTGGGGTTGGCGCTGTCCTTGTGGTATCAAAGGAGCAGACAGAGCAGATTCTGAGGGATATCCAGCAGCACAAGGAAGAAGCCTGGGTGATTGGCAGTGTGGTTGCACGAGCCGAAG GTTCGCCACGTGTGAAAGTCAAGAATCTGATTGAAAGCATGCAAATAAATGGGTCAGTGTTGAAGAATGGCTCCCTGACAAatcatttctcttttgaaaaaaaaaaggccagagtGGCTGTCTTAATATCTGGAACAG GATCGAACCTGCAAGCACTCATAGACAGTACTCGGGAACCAAATAGTTCTGCACAAATCGATATTGTTATCTCCAACAAAGCCGCAGTAGCTGGGTTAGATAAAGCGGAAAGAGCTGGTATTCCCACTAGA GTAATTAATCATAAATTGTATAAAAATCGTGTAGAATTTGACAGTGCAATTGACCTAGTCCTTGAAGAGTTCTCCATAGACATAGTCTGTCTTGCAGGATTCATGAGAATTCTTTCTGGCCCCTTTGTCCGAAAGTGGAATG gaaaaatgctcaatatccaCCCATCCTTGCTCCCTTCTTTTAAGGGTTCGAATGCCCATGAGCAAGCCCTGGAAACCGGAGTCACAGTTACTGGGTGCACTGTACACTTTGTAGCT GAAGATGTAGACGCTGGGCAAATTATTTTGCAAGAAGCTGTTCCCGTGAAGAGGGATGATACTGTCGCAACTCTTTCTGAAAGAGTAAAACTAgcagaacataaaatatttcctgCAGCCCTTCAGCTGGTGGCCAGTGGAACTGTACAGCTTGGAGAAAATGGCAAGATCTGTTGGGTTAAAGAGGAATGA
- the GART gene encoding trifunctional purine biosynthetic protein adenosine-3 isoform X2 — MAARVLIIGSGGREHTLAWKLAQSHHVKQVLVAPGNAGTACSEKISNTAISVSDHTALAQFCKEEKIEFVVVGPEAPLAAGIVGNLMSAGVRCFGPTAEAAQLESSKRFAKEFMDRHGIPTAQWKAFTKPEEACSFILSADFPALVVKASGLAAGKGVIVAKSKEEACKAVQEIMQEKAFGAAGETIVIEELLDGEEVSCLCFTDGRAVAPMPPAQDHKRLLEGDGGPNTGGMGAYCPAPQVSNDLLLKIKDTVLQRTVDGMQQEGTPYTGILYAGIMLTKDGPKVLEFNCRFGDPECQVILPLLKSDLYEVIQSTLDGMLCTSLPVWLENHTALTVVMASKGYPGDYTKGVEITGFPEAQALGLEVFHAGTALKNGKVVTHGGRVLAVTAIRENLISALEEAKKGLAAINFEGAIYRKDIGFRAIAFLQQPRGLTYKESGVDIAAGNILVKKIQPLAKATSRSGCKVDLGGFAGLFDLKAAGFKDPLLASGTDGVGTKLKIAQLCNKHDTIGQDLVAMCVNDILAQGAEPLFFLDYFSCGKLDLSVTEAVVAGIAKACGKAGCALLGGETAEMPDMYPPGEYDLAGFAVGAMERDQKLPHLERITEGDDVVGIASSGLHSNGFSLVRKIVAKSSLQYSSPAPDGCGDQTLGDLLLTPTRIYSHSLLPVLRSGHVKAFAHITGGGLLENIPRVLPEKLGVDLDAQTWRIPKVFSWLQQEGHLSEEEMARTFNCGVGAVLVVSKEQTEQILRDIQQHKEEAWVIGSVVARAEGSNLQALIDSTREPNSSAQIDIVISNKAAVAGLDKAERAGIPTRVINHKLYKNRVEFDSAIDLVLEEFSIDIVCLAGFMRILSGPFVRKWNGKMLNIHPSLLPSFKGSNAHEQALETGVTVTGCTVHFVAEDVDAGQIILQEAVPVKRDDTVATLSERVKLAEHKIFPAALQLVASGTVQLGENGKICWVKEE, encoded by the exons ATGGCAGCCCGAGTACTTATAATTGGCAGTGGAGGAAGGGAACATACGCTGGCCTGGAAACTTGCACAGTCTCATCATGTCAAACAAGTGTTGGTTGCCCCAGGAAACGCAGGCACTGCCTGCTCTGAAAAGATTTCAAATACCG cCATCTCAGTCAGTGACCACACTGCCCTTGCTCAATTCTGCAAAGAGGagaaaattgaatttgtagttgTTGGACCAGAAGCACCTCTGGCTGCTG GGATTGTTGGGAACCTGATGTCTGCAGGAGTGCGATGCTTTGGCCCAACAGCAGAAGCGGCTCAGTTAGAGTCCAGCAAAAGGTTTGCCAAAGAGTTTATGGACAGACATGGAATCCCAACTGCACAATGGAAGGCTTTCACCAAACCTGAAGAGGCCTGCAGCTTCATTTTGAG TGCAGACTTCCCTGCTTTGGTGGTGAAGGCCAGTGGTCTTGCAGCTGGAAAAGGGGTGATTGTTGCAAAGAGCAAAGAAGAGGCCTGCAAAGCTGTACAAGAGATCATGCAG GAGAAAGCCTTTGGGGCAGCTGGAGAAACAATTGTTATTGAAGAACTTCTTGACGGAGAAGAGGTGTCT tgTCTGTGTTTCACTGATGGCAGGGCTGTGGCCCCCATGCCCCCAGCACAGGACCATAAGCGATTACTGGAGGGAGATGGCGGCCCTAACACAGGGGGAATGGGAGCCTATTGTCCAGCCCCTCAG GTTTCTAATGATctattactaaaaattaaagataCTGTTCTTCAGAGGACAGTGGATGGCATGCAGCAAGAGGGTACTCCATATACAG gtATTCTCTATGCTGGAATAATGCTGACCAAGGATGGCCCAAAAGTTCTAGAGTTTAATTGCCGTTTTGGTGATCCAGAGTGCCAA gtaatcctcccacttcttAAAAGTGATCTTTATGAAGTGATTCAGTCCACCTTAGATGGAATGCTCTGCACATCTCTGCCTGTTTGGCTAGAAAACCACACCGCCCTAACTGTTGTCATGGCAAGCAAAGGTTATCCTGGAGACTACACCAAGGGTGTAGAGATAACAG GGTTTCCTGAGGCTCAAGCTCTAGGACTGGAGGTGTTCCATGCAGGCACTGCCCTCAAAAATGGCAAAGTAGTAACTCATGGGGGTAGAGTTCTTGCAGTCACAGCCATCCGGGAAAATCTCATATCAGCCCTCGAGGAAGCCAAGAAAGGACTAGCTGCTATAAACTTTGAGGGAGCAATTTATAGGAAAGACATCGGCTTTCGTGCCATAGCTTTCCTCCAGCAGCCCAG gGGTTTGACTTACAAGGAATCTGGAGTAGACATTGCAGCTGGAAATATTCTGGTCAAGAAAATTCAGCCTTTAGCAAAAGCCACTTCCAGATCAG GCTGTAAAGTTGATCTTGGAGGTTTTGCTGGTCTTTTTGATTTAAAAGCAGCTGGTTTCAAAGATCCCCTTCTGGCATCTGGAACAGATGGCGTTGGAACTAAACTAAAG ATTGCCCAGCTGTGCAATAAACATGATACCATTGGTCAAGATTTGGTAGCAATGTGTGTTAATGATATTCTGGCACAAGGAGCAGAGCCCCTCTTCTTCCTTGATTACTTTTCCTGTGGAAAACTTGACCTCAGTGTAACTGAAGCTGTTGTTGCTGGAATTGCCAAAGCTTGTGGAAAAGCTGGATGTGCTCTCCTTG GAGGTGAAACAGCAGAAATGCCTGACATGTATCCACCTGGAGAGTATGACCTAGCTGGGTTTGCCGTTGGTGCCATGGAGCGAGATCAGAAACTCCCTCACCTAGAAAGAATCACTGAGGGTGATGATGTTGTTGGAATAGCTTCATCTGGTCTTCATAGCAATGGATTTAGCCTTGTGAGGAAAATCGTGGCAAAATCTTCCCTCCAGTACTCCTCTCCAGCGCCTGATGGTTGTGGTGACCAGACTTTAG GGGACTTACTTCTCACGCCTACCAGAATCTACAGCCATTCACTGTTACCCGTCCTACGTTCAGGACATGTCAAAGCCTTTGCCCATATTACTGGTGGAGGATTACTAGAGAACATCCCCAGAGTCCTCCCTGAGAAACTTGGGGTAGATTTAG ATGCCCAGACCTGGAGGATCCCCAAGGTCTTCTCATGGTTACAGCAGGAAGGACACCTCTCTGAGGAAGAGATGGCCAGAACATTTAACTGTGGGGTTGGCGCTGTCCTTGTGGTATCAAAGGAGCAGACAGAGCAGATTCTGAGGGATATCCAGCAGCACAAGGAAGAAGCCTGGGTGATTGGCAGTGTGGTTGCACGAGCCGAAG GATCGAACCTGCAAGCACTCATAGACAGTACTCGGGAACCAAATAGTTCTGCACAAATCGATATTGTTATCTCCAACAAAGCCGCAGTAGCTGGGTTAGATAAAGCGGAAAGAGCTGGTATTCCCACTAGA GTAATTAATCATAAATTGTATAAAAATCGTGTAGAATTTGACAGTGCAATTGACCTAGTCCTTGAAGAGTTCTCCATAGACATAGTCTGTCTTGCAGGATTCATGAGAATTCTTTCTGGCCCCTTTGTCCGAAAGTGGAATG gaaaaatgctcaatatccaCCCATCCTTGCTCCCTTCTTTTAAGGGTTCGAATGCCCATGAGCAAGCCCTGGAAACCGGAGTCACAGTTACTGGGTGCACTGTACACTTTGTAGCT GAAGATGTAGACGCTGGGCAAATTATTTTGCAAGAAGCTGTTCCCGTGAAGAGGGATGATACTGTCGCAACTCTTTCTGAAAGAGTAAAACTAgcagaacataaaatatttcctgCAGCCCTTCAGCTGGTGGCCAGTGGAACTGTACAGCTTGGAGAAAATGGCAAGATCTGTTGGGTTAAAGAGGAATGA